A single Streptomyces sannanensis DNA region contains:
- a CDS encoding maleylpyruvate isomerase family mycothiol-dependent enzyme encodes MIDHEHDLASLRAATDRLLAAAGKLDNASVAEPSRLPGWTRGHVLAHVARNADALVNVLEGRPMYVSGDARDADIERDAPRPFDVQLTDVRESADRFQQAAAAPADWSRTVELRNGVTDTAARVPFRRLVEVELHHVDLGVGYELEDLPEEFVEREIDFLAERFGGHKDVPSTAVVIEGGRFWTTGGGAEGGPVRVTGAAAELLGWLAGRRDGSALRVEGGVLPTLPAL; translated from the coding sequence ATGATCGATCACGAGCACGACCTGGCCTCTCTCCGTGCGGCGACCGACCGGCTCCTCGCCGCCGCCGGCAAACTGGACAACGCTTCCGTCGCCGAGCCGTCACGGCTTCCCGGCTGGACCCGCGGCCATGTCCTCGCCCATGTCGCCCGTAACGCGGACGCGCTCGTCAATGTCCTCGAGGGCCGGCCCATGTACGTCAGCGGCGATGCCCGCGACGCCGACATCGAGCGCGACGCTCCCCGTCCGTTCGACGTCCAGCTCACCGATGTACGCGAGAGCGCGGACCGCTTCCAGCAGGCCGCGGCCGCCCCCGCCGACTGGTCGCGCACGGTCGAGCTGCGCAACGGCGTGACCGACACCGCCGCCCGCGTCCCCTTCCGCCGGCTGGTCGAGGTCGAGCTGCACCATGTCGACCTGGGCGTCGGCTACGAGCTGGAGGACCTGCCCGAGGAGTTCGTGGAGCGCGAGATCGACTTCCTCGCCGAGCGGTTCGGCGGACACAAGGACGTCCCGTCGACCGCCGTGGTCATCGAGGGAGGCCGGTTCTGGACGACGGGCGGCGGCGCCGAGGGCGGGCCCGTCCGCGTCACGGGCGCCGCCGCCGAACTGCTGGGTTGGCTCGCAGGCCGTCGCGACGGGTCGGCGCTGCGCGTCGAGGGCGGGGTCCTGCCCACGCTGCCCGCGCTCTGA
- a CDS encoding MBL fold metallo-hydrolase, which produces MTYSGAVTVGGPAEVHELADLMISKAAVGPMNNNAYLLRCRTTDEQLLIDAANEPRTLLALIGDDGIKSVVTTHRHGDHWQALAEVVEATGATTYAGRHDAEGIPVPTDVLVDDGDTIKVGRVELTVRHLVGHTPGSIALIYDDPHGHPHVFTGDCLFPGGPGRTTRPEHFESLMSGLEAKVFVLPDETWIYPGHGNDTTLGAERPHLGEWHERGW; this is translated from the coding sequence ATGACGTACAGCGGAGCGGTGACGGTCGGCGGTCCTGCGGAAGTGCACGAACTCGCGGACCTGATGATCTCCAAGGCCGCGGTCGGGCCCATGAACAACAACGCCTATCTGCTGCGCTGCCGGACCACTGACGAGCAGCTGCTGATCGACGCCGCGAACGAGCCCAGGACCCTGCTCGCGCTGATCGGTGACGACGGCATCAAGTCCGTCGTCACCACCCACCGCCACGGCGACCACTGGCAGGCCCTGGCCGAGGTCGTCGAGGCGACGGGCGCCACCACCTACGCGGGCAGGCACGACGCCGAGGGCATCCCGGTCCCCACCGACGTGCTCGTCGACGACGGCGACACGATCAAGGTCGGCCGGGTCGAGCTCACCGTCCGGCATCTGGTCGGCCACACCCCGGGTTCCATCGCACTGATCTACGACGACCCGCACGGCCACCCGCATGTCTTCACCGGTGACTGCCTCTTCCCGGGGGGTCCTGGGCGGACAACACGTCCCGAACACTTCGAGTCGCTGATGTCGGGCCTGGAGGCGAAGGTCTTCGTACTCCCGGATGAGACCTGGATCTACCCGGGCCACGGCAACGACACCACGCTCGGCGCCGAGCGGCCTCACCTCGGCGAGTGGCACGAGCGGGGCTGGTAG